The window GCTGTAACTCTGCATTATCCATCGAGGGTGCAACATGTCCCTGATGTGGCTTCGACAGAGCAATTTGTAAATTATACAATGAAATAGTTGACACAATGAACGGGCCCCTTATATTATCGAACCGGTTCTTCGCTGTCTGATTACTGTCTCATTGTCAAAATATGTTCCGAAGATGGTAATTCAGGTTACCGGACATGAACCGCGAGAGCCTTTGCTGGTTACCTTTGTTGGTTACTGATGGCTCTTGCTAACTTTGACTCTTGCAGATTACTTTACTGTACTATTTATGTTGCTACATAGTACAATGTATTTTATGGTTTCTGCAAAGagatgtgtcgtggaattgtcacggcagatgtcctcgagctaggacttagtcgtggagccatcgcggaagcttgaaggggttaatgcgggacaaggaacacgagggtttatactggttcggcctcttacggtgaaggtaaaaccctacgtccagtttgaggtggtattgattagggttacgatcaccagggagctaaactgctatgcccggctctcgatgagattgttcttgtcccctaaaccgctgccgggtcgtccctgtatatagggaggctgacgcccagcagctctcagagtcccggccggctcataagagtgtccggctcggactctcagctattcttgccttgcactacaagttctaccatgataatgattgtaactacgggccttaaaccatatccgggtcttaagcccatctctggcccaccgtcttcaagcttggcgccgggcttctggtaatgaccattagagtaacccggcccctcctggcgggtgactctaaggtctatatcctcaacattaggccccagattgatttgagccggctcatgtcaatcttccattccttcgacagaaaacctccggcttacaattgtgtgaaggccataactcggcgtgacgtcatcctctggactccggataatccgccgtgacgtcatcttccattaagcccgttttttactccgccagatccgcaacggatctttttctttactgtcatcccaaaaatcgaggcgtttcgtggggagataaccacgccgtggtctccttgatcctcgcgcccacttatgaacttgccttataaataggccggcccgacgggctctcagccacttctctctccatcttcttcctcgtgccACTGCTCCCTtgcccgagctctgctactgccgccgccgtcgcgcccccggtcttcgtcaactttggccgctgcatcaccctgactcagaccagacaaacggcggcaacctccgctcctCTCCAGCTCCGGTGAGTCTCCGCTACTCCGTAGGGCAGATCCGTACTAAGGCTCGAGTAGTTCGTCCGTACTCTTCGTAGTTCATCACGGGCCTCAGTAGATTTGAATTTTGCTGCCCCTTTTTTATCTTAGCTCTGTATAGGCTTACTGCGGTAGACGTTGATGACCCATTTTATATGCAAGTagctctctttttactgcataagaaccttgttcgagcccaagaacttctccagcgtctgtttctaggtctagaaacttttcttttgcccgactattttgatccaaattttttactgcgatgtgtgaaacctgttttaccacacttagtaaaaattgcaatccttgaatctcggcggtttacagttccggtttaaagaaaccccgcgccatagaactttccggcttaaagacaaccatgcgccataaaatttccggcttagctgtgataaagcctgtagacaatcaaattactctcaatccctcggcggcttaaatagtccgatgcacttaaatgtataccattagtccccttcataagccgccaccttgaccTTGAACCGTAGATTTcttccggctcataattaacccggacgcttttccttttatcatagactgccgactttcaccatgcctcccaaagctcccattacttgcaactggatgaggtccaatgtcaccaatgagaccctagcagattttgtcaagtccggatatctgcccaagaaggacgtcatgtcctaccgtgcccctgacccgtcagaagagagaccacagccaaaggacggggaggtagtgatttttgcggatcatatgagccggggcttcgcaccgcccggctcaaagttttttagggacgtgctaaacttcttcgacttgcggcctcaagacattggacccaactcagtgtccaacatctgcaacttccaagtcttctgcgaggtttaccttggagaagaacctagtctgctactcttcagagagcttttttacttgaaccgtcagaatgagtgcgccaatgggccaagtctggagttaggtggtatctccatccagcggcgtagggactgcctttttccttacgcagagccgccgagccacccaaaggactggaacatgacttggttctattgccaagacacgtcaccggctgatgaaagtccgctgcccggctttcgcccctcgcgtctggagccgactcacccactgtcagacaagctgactcaagcggagcgccaagctctgctccccactatcaacaagatcaaggccctcctgggcaatggtctgaatggaatcgacctggtccgggtctggatctcatggcgggtgatcccattgagccgccgccccggcttaatgtgtgagtacacgggccgaaaggacgaccctcagagacacagccgcaacgatcttcctgaagacgtcgcagaggagatgaccaaggctctcttgaacgagagcctggcagaccgcggaaggaccgggctagcccccttctgcaagaccaacccagccccagcggtaagccgctgatctgaacatcttatctgtacataactttcatctgaatcattTTAAGAGAACCTTATtgcatttttcaggctgatgataagttctggcgggtcaaatatgaccatgaggcggccaagaaggccagaaaggcgaagaaagccgcccctcgcaagaaaggaagcaggcctactgcttcagagctgatgcaattaagcgacagctccgagtcagaggtaacccctgaacctttaagtccttgctatatttgttgtttgttgctgtccgccttatcaatacttgctcattgTCAGGAtaacaccggcgcaagtaacccggtggttgaagaggtaatgtcactttcctccgactcggagcccttgccaaggctgaaagtccgaagggtaacccggaaagtaagcttttcacatcctttagctcatcaagatcctcaatttattttgaagcgacaggttcatgagagccggcgtcacacccggaccaacaaggacaccgacctctcctccgggttacctgacacatcaaggaagcgccgaactgaggttatttcccacttgtacccttttcatccgttggcgggtgttatccgtcagccactcaattcttctgactcaaattgtcaggagacctccccctcttcgggcgactctatgcagtcgagtcttccggctttcaagaccgcgcccgggtaatgacaaccatctcatattatacttgtctgtacttaccctttttgtgcttaatgtttctgtcctttcagtgcccaggcaaaactcACCAAGAGAGCGAAGAAAACCAaatcagccggagtgccggatttacctgaaccggaggtgacggctcaagaaccgccagctgcctccgcccccgaagccaccattccaaccgacaaggcacctgaggccgctgccccaactaccaaggcaactacagaaacttctgttaacccggaggcctccagctcggctccaccagcagacgacccggacgtggtaatcacccggacggagttcgttgagccggggagacctaccgtgctggccaagtgctccgctaagggggagttgctgcagccccaccgggtgaacctggacctctccaactacaccaacctaagcattggagagctcgtctctggctacatcagccaagtgcacaagagccgggacgcagaggttgccatggtgaaccagatccagcagaaatctgaggtatcattctgctgtcctcttacttactgcatagttacctttaccatgctagcccccaagtcgacgacttatgattgaatatgttgtagacttaggttctggcttactcaattgagccggcagtttgtagatagatacgttcaatatgcattagcccccaagtgccaagtgtctttgctcggaaaacgcttgggacttatatagtaactgttcatgccataacccgaaaatttatacaggctgctggcaagaagcttgaggctgaccttgttgatgtcaagagccggctgaagatgcaagagatggagacccggaaggcaaacaccaagttcgtgtccagcatcgccgcgcaagagaagctgaagacggagttcgacgctgagcggaaggcgtgggccgaagaaaaggccgcattggtgaaccgggctgaacaggcggagaaggctctctccgagaagactgccgagctctccggcctaaagcgccaagtgtcccagatggtggccgcaatcttcggtaagtcgtcgcgccggctttcatcaagtttagaatgtttatatctcataatttcatccttgtcggcggcttatctgactctgttaaacaggccccagaagtgccaacctcaaccagagcgtggtaaccaagctgaaggccgtgtataccctggtggagcagctctacaccgggtcacagcgtgccttagctgtggtggccctatccaacgaggtgccgactcacctggcagaagtccttcgccggct is drawn from Aegilops tauschii subsp. strangulata cultivar AL8/78 chromosome 1, Aet v6.0, whole genome shotgun sequence and contains these coding sequences:
- the LOC141027794 gene encoding uncharacterized protein, with the translated sequence MPPKAPITCNWMRSNVTNETLADFVKSGYLPKKDVMSYRAPDPSEERPQPKDGEVVIFADHMSRGFAPPGSKFFRDVLNFFDLRPQDIGPNSVSNICNFQVFCEVYLGEEPSLLLFRELFYLNRQNECANGPSLELGGISIQRRRDCLFPYAEPPSHPKDWNMTWFYCQDTSPADESPLPGFRPSRLEPTHPLSDKLTQAERQALLPTINKIKALLGNGLNGIDLVRVWISWRVIPLSRRPGLMCEYTGRKDDPQRHSRNDLPEDVAEEMTKALLNESLADRGRTGLAPFCKTNPAPAADDKFWRVKYDHEAAKKARKAKKAAPRKKGSRPTASELMQLSDSSESEDNTGASNPVVEEVHESRRHTRTNKDTDLSSGLPDTSRKRRTEETSPSSGDSMQSSLPAFKTAPGAQAKLTKRAKKTKSAGVPDLPEPEVTAQEPPAASAPEATIPTDKAPEAAAPTTKATTETSVNPEASSSAPPADDPDVVITRTEFVEPGRPTVLAKCSAKGELLQPHRVNLDLSNYTNLSIGELVSGYISQVHKSRDAEVAMVNQIQQKSEVSFCCPLTYCIVTFTMLAPKSTTYD